From the Synechococcus sp. HK01-R genome, one window contains:
- a CDS encoding rod shape-determining protein — translation MLFRRFQLSRDIGIDLGTANTLIYVSGRGIVLQEPSVVALDLERGVPLAVGDEAKLMLGRTPGNIKAVRPLKDGVIADFDAAEQMLKSFIQKGNEGRGIVAPRLVVGIPSGVTGVERRAVREAGLAGAREVHLIDEPVAAAIGAGLPVTEPVGTMIVDIGGGTTEVAVLSLGGTVLSESVRVAGDEISDAIGVYLKKVHNLVVGERTAEDIKIRIGSAFPDNDFDQTVMDVRGLHLLSGLPRTIQLRAGDLREAIAEPLNVIVEAVKRTLERTPPELAADIVDRGIMLAGGGALVRGISDLISHETGIFTHIAEDPLLCVVNGCGQVLEDYKRLQRVLDTPEFVRNSVTA, via the coding sequence GTGCTTTTCCGTCGTTTCCAGCTGTCCCGCGACATCGGGATCGACCTCGGCACGGCCAACACGCTGATCTACGTCTCCGGCCGCGGCATCGTGCTGCAGGAGCCCTCCGTGGTGGCCCTTGATCTCGAGCGTGGCGTGCCCCTGGCGGTGGGTGATGAGGCGAAACTGATGCTGGGCCGCACCCCCGGGAATATCAAGGCTGTTCGTCCCCTCAAGGACGGGGTGATCGCTGACTTTGATGCTGCTGAGCAGATGCTCAAGAGCTTCATCCAGAAGGGCAATGAAGGTCGTGGCATCGTCGCGCCCCGGTTGGTGGTGGGCATCCCCAGCGGCGTCACCGGCGTGGAGCGCCGTGCTGTGCGGGAGGCCGGTTTGGCCGGTGCTCGCGAAGTGCACCTGATCGATGAGCCCGTGGCTGCGGCCATTGGCGCCGGTCTGCCGGTGACCGAACCGGTGGGCACCATGATTGTTGATATCGGTGGTGGCACCACCGAAGTGGCGGTGCTGAGCCTTGGCGGTACCGTTCTGAGCGAATCCGTGCGCGTTGCGGGCGACGAGATCAGCGATGCGATTGGGGTGTACCTCAAGAAGGTTCACAACCTCGTGGTTGGTGAGCGCACCGCTGAAGACATCAAGATCCGGATTGGCTCGGCATTCCCCGACAACGACTTCGACCAGACCGTCATGGATGTGCGCGGTCTGCACCTGCTCTCCGGACTGCCCCGGACGATCCAGCTTCGGGCCGGCGACCTGCGCGAAGCAATTGCCGAACCGCTCAACGTGATCGTGGAAGCCGTGAAGCGGACCCTTGAGCGCACCCCGCCTGAGCTCGCCGCCGATATCGTCGATCGCGGCATCATGCTGGCCGGTGGCGGCGCTCTCGTGCGTGGGATCAGCGATCTGATCAGCCACGAAACGGGAATCTTCACCCACATCGCCGAAGACCCCCTGCTGTGTGTGGTCAATGGTTGCGGCCAGGTGCTGGAGGACTACAAGCGTCTGCAGCGCGTGCTCGACACCCCCGAATTCGTTCGCAACTCAGTGACGGCCTGA
- a CDS encoding single-stranded DNA-binding protein, which translates to MGVNSVTLVGRAGRDPEVRYFESGSMVANLTMAVNRRSRDDEPDWFNLEIWGKQAQVAADYVKKGSLLGIIGSFKLDRWTDRNSGEERSKPVVRVDRLELLGSKRDSEGASGGFGGSPSEEEVPF; encoded by the coding sequence ATGGGCGTCAATTCCGTCACCTTGGTCGGCCGCGCTGGCCGCGACCCCGAGGTGCGTTACTTCGAATCCGGAAGCATGGTGGCCAACCTCACCATGGCCGTGAACCGCCGCAGCCGCGACGACGAGCCGGATTGGTTCAACCTCGAGATCTGGGGCAAGCAGGCCCAGGTCGCCGCTGATTACGTCAAGAAAGGATCCCTGCTAGGAATCATCGGCAGCTTCAAGCTCGACCGCTGGACCGACCGCAACAGCGGCGAGGAGCGCAGCAAGCCCGTGGTACGGGTGGATCGCCTCGAGCTGCTGGGTTCCAAGCGCGACAGCGAGGGAGCGTCAGGTGGCTTCGGCGGCAGTCCCAGCGAAGAGGAAGTGCCCTTCTGA
- a CDS encoding hercynine metabolism protein: protein MAPTWLDQLERNLEERLNAFLRSNPQQEQLLREQHLRDRQQDLQRRRAQLQEQAEEHRRLLLALASEVRDWQARCSRARAAGAKDLAGRAEAHVQSLMDQGRQLWGELEGLGQQFQDLNTQLSQLQQRAAKQQQGRSLEEDWALFEAKQELEELRRRQGFS from the coding sequence ATGGCCCCCACCTGGCTGGATCAGCTTGAGCGCAACCTCGAGGAACGCCTCAATGCCTTTCTGCGCTCCAATCCCCAGCAGGAGCAACTACTGCGCGAACAGCATCTGCGTGATCGTCAGCAGGATCTCCAGCGTCGGCGCGCTCAGCTCCAGGAGCAGGCGGAGGAGCACCGCCGCCTGCTCCTGGCCCTCGCCTCAGAGGTGCGCGACTGGCAGGCCCGCTGCAGCCGGGCTCGCGCAGCTGGCGCCAAGGATCTGGCTGGACGGGCTGAGGCCCATGTGCAGAGCCTGATGGACCAGGGCCGGCAGCTGTGGGGAGAACTGGAGGGCCTGGGTCAACAATTTCAGGACCTGAACACCCAGCTCAGCCAGCTCCAGCAAAGGGCTGCAAAACAGCAACAGGGCCGCAGCCTCGAAGAAGACTGGGCCCTGTTTGAAGCAAAGCAAGAATTGGAGGAGCTGAGGCGCCGTCAGGGCTTCAGCTGA
- the lysS gene encoding lysine--tRNA ligase — protein MSELRETRLEKANALRELGQEPYALRFEPSHRTDQLQADHADLPNGEERQLEVAVAGRVMTRRVMGKLAFFTLADETGSIQLYLEKASLGESFSQLTTLVDAGDLIGVRGSLRRTDRGELSVKVSDWQMLTKALQPLPDKWHGLADVEKRYRQRYLDLIVSPQSRETFRRRALMVSAIRRWLDERAFLEIETPVLQAEAGGAEARPFITHHNTLDLPLYLRIATELHLKRLVVGGFERVYELGRIFRNEGVSTRHNPEFTSVEVYQAYADYTDMMDLTEQLIASVAEQICGGTRITYQDTEVDLTPPWRRATMHELVQEATGLDFNAFADRASAAAAMEAAGLEVPEKADSVGRLLNEAFEQRVEAELIQPTFVTDYPVEISPLARKHRSKPGLVERFELFIVGRETANAFSELIDPLDQRQRLEDQQARRAAGDDEAHGVDEDFLQALEVGMPPTGGLGIGIDRLVMLLTDSPSIRDVIAFPLMRPEVRAETRTEP, from the coding sequence GTGTCTGAACTGCGCGAGACCCGTCTGGAGAAGGCCAACGCCCTGCGCGAGCTCGGCCAGGAGCCCTACGCCCTGCGTTTCGAGCCGAGCCATCGCACCGATCAGCTCCAGGCTGACCATGCCGATCTGCCCAATGGAGAGGAGCGGCAGCTCGAGGTGGCGGTCGCCGGTCGGGTGATGACCCGTCGGGTGATGGGCAAGCTCGCCTTTTTTACCCTCGCGGACGAAACCGGTTCGATTCAGCTCTATCTGGAGAAGGCCAGTCTGGGTGAATCATTCAGCCAGCTCACCACCTTGGTGGATGCGGGTGATCTGATTGGTGTACGCGGCAGCCTGCGCCGCACCGACCGGGGCGAGCTGTCGGTGAAGGTGAGCGACTGGCAGATGCTCACCAAGGCTCTCCAGCCTCTCCCGGACAAGTGGCACGGCCTGGCGGACGTGGAGAAGCGCTACCGGCAGCGCTACCTTGATCTGATCGTCAGCCCCCAGTCGCGGGAGACCTTCCGGCGCCGCGCCCTGATGGTGAGTGCGATCCGGCGCTGGCTCGATGAACGCGCCTTTTTGGAAATTGAAACGCCGGTGCTGCAGGCGGAGGCCGGCGGTGCCGAGGCGCGTCCGTTCATCACCCACCACAACACCCTCGACCTGCCCCTTTACCTGCGGATCGCCACGGAGCTTCATCTCAAGCGACTCGTGGTGGGGGGCTTCGAGCGGGTCTATGAGCTGGGGCGCATCTTCCGCAACGAAGGCGTCAGTACCCGCCACAACCCCGAGTTCACCTCGGTGGAGGTGTATCAGGCCTATGCCGATTACACCGACATGATGGATCTCACCGAGCAGCTGATCGCCTCGGTGGCTGAGCAGATCTGCGGCGGTACCCGCATCACCTACCAGGACACGGAGGTGGATCTGACCCCCCCCTGGCGGCGCGCCACCATGCATGAGCTGGTGCAGGAGGCCACCGGTCTCGACTTCAACGCCTTTGCTGATCGCGCCTCAGCAGCAGCGGCGATGGAGGCCGCTGGTCTGGAGGTGCCTGAAAAAGCCGACAGCGTGGGCCGTTTGCTGAATGAGGCCTTTGAGCAACGGGTGGAGGCGGAGCTGATTCAGCCCACCTTTGTGACCGACTACCCGGTGGAGATTTCGCCGCTGGCACGCAAGCACCGCAGCAAGCCAGGGCTGGTGGAGCGCTTTGAGCTGTTCATCGTCGGCCGGGAGACCGCCAATGCCTTCAGTGAGCTCATCGATCCCCTCGACCAGCGACAGCGTCTCGAGGATCAGCAGGCCCGGCGGGCGGCTGGTGACGATGAGGCCCATGGGGTGGATGAGGATTTCCTTCAGGCTCTCGAGGTGGGGATGCCCCCCACGGGTGGCCTCGGGATCGGCATCGATCGCCTGGTGATGCTGCTTACCGATAGCCCCTCGATCCGTGATGTGATCGCCTTCCCGCTCATGCGCCCAGAAGTCCGTGCAGAAACCCGTACAGAGCCCTGA
- a CDS encoding hercynine metabolism small protein, whose amino-acid sequence MSREEQRRTIRQQRESLIDELEALYRQAFERLSELEVGEGSVARLTQLLLRSRDGAITPLQQEIEAPLITKAPDGQGDG is encoded by the coding sequence ATGAGCCGTGAGGAGCAACGCCGCACCATCCGCCAGCAGCGGGAATCCCTGATCGATGAACTGGAAGCGCTCTATCGGCAGGCCTTCGAGCGACTCAGCGAGCTGGAGGTTGGGGAAGGATCGGTGGCTCGGCTCACCCAGCTGCTGCTGCGCTCCCGTGATGGAGCGATCACCCCGCTGCAGCAGGAGATCGAAGCCCCGTTGATCACCAAAGCCCCCGATGGGCAGGGCGACGGCTGA
- the rpaB gene encoding response regulator transcription factor RpaB, with amino-acid sequence MPEPGPSTAPKATILVVDDEPAVRRVLVMRLQLAGYQVICAEDGEEALERFHKDSPDLVVLDVMLPKLDGFAVCRRLRAESCVPIIFLSALEAISERVAGLDLGADDYLPKPFSPKELEARIASILRRVGRGSAAAEPRDVPVGQGVLRVGDLVVDTNRRQVTRGSERISLTYTEFSLLELLFREPGRVVPRAEILEQLWGYPPRRAADLRVVDVYVARLRGKLEPDPRNPELILTVRGIGYASQRMGDLPAAVNA; translated from the coding sequence ATGCCCGAGCCCGGGCCATCCACTGCTCCGAAGGCCACGATCCTCGTGGTGGATGACGAACCTGCCGTTCGGCGCGTGCTGGTCATGCGCCTGCAATTGGCCGGCTACCAGGTGATTTGCGCCGAAGACGGCGAGGAAGCTCTCGAGCGTTTTCACAAGGACAGCCCCGATCTGGTGGTGCTCGATGTGATGCTCCCGAAGCTTGATGGCTTTGCGGTGTGCCGTCGGCTGCGGGCCGAATCCTGCGTGCCGATCATTTTCCTGTCTGCGCTGGAGGCGATCTCCGAGCGGGTAGCCGGTCTTGATCTCGGTGCCGACGATTATCTGCCCAAACCGTTCAGTCCCAAGGAGCTTGAGGCGCGGATCGCCTCGATCCTCCGTCGGGTTGGTCGGGGGTCGGCTGCCGCGGAGCCGAGGGATGTGCCCGTTGGTCAGGGGGTGCTGCGGGTCGGTGATTTGGTGGTGGATACCAACCGTCGTCAGGTCACGCGCGGCAGCGAGCGCATTTCCCTCACCTATACGGAGTTCAGCCTGCTGGAGCTGCTGTTCCGTGAGCCCGGACGCGTGGTGCCCCGGGCCGAGATCCTCGAGCAGCTCTGGGGGTATCCCCCTCGCCGCGCTGCCGATCTGCGTGTGGTGGATGTCTACGTCGCCCGCCTCCGCGGCAAGCTCGAGCCCGATCCCCGCAATCCGGAACTGATCCTCACCGTGCGCGGGATCGGTTACGCCTCCCAGCGCATGGGTGATCTGCCCGCCGCTGTCAACGCCTGA
- the mreC gene encoding rod shape-determining protein MreC produces the protein MGSSQWPMGTRLRSWRRLWPWLALIAALAAVRWSKGAAFSDAYALLSRPFWPGSAQREWLQSSGNLELQARLQLLQQDNDRLRGLLDLDRNSEKDKRVSAAVISRRTEGWWQQLELGQGSAAGIAPGDAVMGPGGLLGRVQSVTPATSRVRLLTAPGSQVGVWVPRTQQHGLLVGLGTSHPQLRFLDKDVKARPGDLVSTSPASTLLPPNLPVAVIQSINGRAVPAPEALVQLVASPEAIDWVQVQTR, from the coding sequence ATGGGTTCCTCCCAGTGGCCGATGGGCACCCGCCTGCGCAGTTGGCGGCGTCTCTGGCCCTGGCTTGCTCTGATCGCTGCCCTTGCTGCCGTGCGCTGGAGCAAGGGTGCGGCCTTCTCTGATGCCTACGCTCTGCTGAGCCGGCCCTTCTGGCCAGGGTCAGCCCAGCGGGAGTGGCTGCAATCCTCTGGCAACCTTGAGCTTCAGGCTCGCCTGCAGTTACTCCAGCAGGACAACGATCGCCTGCGCGGTTTGCTGGATCTCGACCGCAACAGCGAGAAGGACAAGCGGGTTTCTGCGGCGGTGATCTCCCGGCGCACGGAGGGTTGGTGGCAGCAGCTGGAGCTGGGGCAGGGATCCGCTGCAGGGATCGCCCCTGGTGATGCGGTGATGGGGCCCGGTGGACTGCTGGGCCGCGTGCAGAGCGTCACCCCTGCGACGTCCAGGGTGCGGCTGCTGACCGCACCGGGCAGCCAGGTGGGCGTCTGGGTGCCTCGCACTCAGCAACACGGTCTTCTGGTGGGACTGGGCACTAGCCATCCCCAACTGCGCTTTCTCGACAAGGATGTGAAGGCGCGCCCGGGTGATCTGGTGAGCACCTCCCCCGCCAGCACTCTGTTGCCCCCCAACCTGCCAGTGGCGGTGATTCAGTCGATCAATGGGCGGGCTGTTCCGGCACCGGAGGCCCTGGTGCAGTTGGTGGCGTCTCCTGAGGCCATCGACTGGGTGCAGGTGCAGACCCGCTGA
- the egtD gene encoding L-histidine N(alpha)-methyltransferase has translation MTSQMTSQMNLPRPPAIELIDLHPPAADMRQLVRDGMARQPRQLPAWFLYDAEGSKLFDRICEQPEYGLTRTEINLLECKALEIAAALGDGVIVEFGAGSARKVGPLLKALQPPAYVALDISADHLQQAITKLQQAHPTVAMLGICCDHSQLETLPDHPLLRGQRRLGFFPGSSLGNFNRQDAEELLRRFRRILAGGPLLLGLDHPKPASVLEAAYDDAAGVSAAFARNLLHRLNQDLQADFDPQRFRYQAHWQPEASRVEMALISRCPQQVSIADEHWSFDDGEALVTEYSVKYSPVMAIELAAEAGWRCARRWHDPDDSLSLHLLEAAD, from the coding sequence ATGACCAGCCAGATGACCAGTCAGATGAATCTCCCGAGACCTCCCGCGATCGAGCTGATCGACCTCCATCCCCCCGCCGCCGACATGCGCCAGCTGGTGCGCGATGGCATGGCGCGCCAACCACGCCAGCTGCCGGCTTGGTTCCTCTACGACGCCGAAGGCTCCAAGCTCTTTGACCGGATCTGCGAACAACCGGAATACGGGCTCACCCGCACCGAAATCAACCTGCTGGAGTGCAAGGCCCTCGAGATCGCTGCAGCCCTCGGTGATGGCGTGATCGTGGAGTTCGGGGCCGGCAGTGCCCGCAAGGTGGGCCCCCTGCTGAAGGCCCTGCAGCCACCGGCTTACGTCGCCCTCGACATCAGCGCCGACCATCTCCAGCAGGCGATCACCAAGCTGCAACAAGCCCATCCGACGGTGGCCATGCTCGGCATCTGCTGTGACCACAGCCAACTGGAGACCCTGCCTGACCATCCCTTGCTGCGGGGCCAACGACGGCTGGGGTTCTTCCCCGGCAGCTCCCTGGGCAATTTCAACCGCCAGGACGCGGAGGAGCTGCTGCGGCGCTTCCGGAGGATCCTGGCCGGCGGCCCCCTGCTGCTGGGCCTTGATCACCCCAAGCCGGCGTCGGTACTGGAGGCGGCCTATGACGATGCCGCCGGGGTGTCGGCTGCCTTTGCCCGCAATCTGCTCCATCGCCTCAACCAGGATCTGCAGGCCGACTTCGATCCCCAACGCTTCCGCTACCAGGCCCACTGGCAACCGGAGGCCAGTCGCGTGGAGATGGCCCTGATCAGCCGCTGCCCCCAACAGGTCTCCATTGCCGATGAGCACTGGAGCTTCGACGACGGTGAAGCGCTGGTGACCGAATACAGCGTGAAGTACAGCCCTGTGATGGCGATCGAGCTGGCCGCAGAGGCGGGATGGCGCTGCGCACGCCGTTGGCATGACCCCGACGACAGCCTCTCTCTGCACCTGCTGGAGGCGGCAGACTGA
- a CDS encoding rod shape-determining protein MreD — MARLHQQPICVASALLVPLLTLATPGWLTLSGVAPSWSILWLLPWSLVDGPVSGTIAAAGLGLVLDGLGGGGLTQLPVLMLLGWWWGRLGRRGRPIERSLNLGLLAWIGTMLLGLSLWQQGRLLSGLDAPLFQHWAWRQCLLQALITALLAPMLASWQLLIWRRRAPA, encoded by the coding sequence ATGGCACGCCTTCACCAACAGCCGATCTGTGTCGCGTCTGCGCTCTTGGTGCCCTTGCTCACCCTGGCGACACCCGGCTGGCTGACCCTCTCAGGGGTGGCCCCCAGTTGGTCGATTCTCTGGTTGCTGCCCTGGTCGCTGGTGGATGGTCCGGTGTCCGGGACGATCGCAGCGGCCGGTCTTGGGCTGGTGCTCGATGGACTCGGGGGCGGTGGCCTCACCCAGCTGCCGGTGCTGATGCTGCTCGGCTGGTGGTGGGGGCGGCTCGGGCGGCGGGGCCGACCGATCGAACGCAGCCTCAATCTCGGCCTGCTCGCCTGGATTGGCACCATGCTGCTCGGTCTCAGTCTCTGGCAGCAAGGGCGCCTGCTTTCGGGTCTCGATGCACCGCTCTTTCAGCACTGGGCCTGGCGCCAGTGCTTGCTGCAGGCGTTGATCACCGCCCTGCTGGCGCCGATGCTGGCGTCGTGGCAACTGCTGATCTGGCGTCGACGTGCGCCGGCCTGA
- a CDS encoding DedA family protein, translating to MGLSEFVTQLPDWIGQAVEANPWAGYAAIFAAMFLENLFPPIPSELIMPLGGFYVQQGQLQLIPVVLAGLIGTVLGALPWYGIGRLINEERIEQWLSRHGRWIGISPEELARSRRWFGRYGTALVFWGRLVPGIRTLISVPAGIELMPMAPFLIWTTAGSLIWTLLLTLAGVALGESYSNVELWIDPVSKVIKVVLVIALLAAAIWLGLRIWRRRNAAD from the coding sequence ATGGGGCTTTCTGAATTCGTCACCCAGCTGCCGGACTGGATCGGTCAGGCCGTGGAGGCCAACCCCTGGGCCGGGTATGCCGCCATCTTTGCGGCGATGTTTCTCGAGAATCTCTTCCCACCGATTCCCTCTGAGCTGATCATGCCCCTGGGGGGCTTTTACGTGCAGCAGGGCCAGCTGCAATTGATCCCGGTCGTGCTGGCGGGCCTGATTGGCACCGTGCTCGGGGCGTTGCCTTGGTACGGCATTGGCCGTCTGATCAATGAAGAGCGGATCGAGCAGTGGCTCAGCCGCCACGGCCGCTGGATCGGCATCAGCCCAGAAGAATTAGCTCGCAGTCGTCGCTGGTTTGGCCGCTACGGCACTGCCCTGGTGTTCTGGGGACGCCTTGTGCCCGGGATCCGCACCTTGATCTCGGTGCCAGCCGGAATCGAGCTGATGCCGATGGCACCGTTCCTGATCTGGACCACCGCCGGCAGCTTGATTTGGACCCTGCTGCTCACCCTGGCTGGGGTTGCCCTGGGGGAGAGCTACAGCAACGTGGAGCTCTGGATCGACCCTGTCTCGAAGGTGATCAAGGTGGTGCTGGTGATCGCCCTGTTGGCGGCCGCCATTTGGCTCGGCCTGAGGATCTGGCGCCGCCGCAATGCCGCCGACTGA
- a CDS encoding sugar ABC transporter substrate-binding protein translates to MLKAPRFRTLFTGLILTGSVLIGWGCRPAQRSDLAPQGPLQLWTLQLAPKFNPYMDGVIDAWDRAHPKDPVRWTDLPWGSVERKLLAAVFARTAPDVVNLNPPFAANLASKGGLTDLTPLLPAGAAERYLPSVWQAARDPQAGQIAVPWYLTVRLSLVNRGLLQQAGLEQPPRRWQELPAFARRIRRTTGRYGLFVTVVPDDSAELLESMVQMGVTLLDDRQRAAFNTPEGRRAFAFWSDLYREGLLPREVVSQGQRRAIELYQSGELAVLASGAEFLRSIQTNAPGIAARTEPSPPLTGADGTANVALMTLAVPRQSSRPQQAANLALFLTNAPNQTRFAREARVLPSSRAALQQVLRELEAERPANGQEAQIRQARLLSARTLERARVLVPASPGIKRLQAIIYTQLQRAMLGQISSDQAVTEAARQWNRYAEARWP, encoded by the coding sequence ATGCTCAAAGCGCCTCGCTTCCGAACCCTGTTCACCGGCCTGATCCTGACCGGATCGGTCCTCATCGGTTGGGGCTGCCGGCCGGCCCAGCGCTCGGATCTGGCGCCGCAGGGACCGCTCCAGCTCTGGACCCTCCAGCTGGCACCCAAATTCAACCCCTACATGGATGGGGTGATCGATGCCTGGGACCGGGCCCATCCCAAGGACCCCGTGCGCTGGACAGATCTGCCCTGGGGCTCGGTGGAGCGCAAGCTGCTGGCTGCTGTGTTCGCGCGTACCGCGCCGGATGTGGTGAATCTGAATCCGCCCTTTGCAGCCAACCTCGCCAGTAAGGGCGGCCTGACGGATCTCACGCCCTTGCTGCCCGCGGGAGCGGCGGAGCGCTACCTGCCCTCGGTCTGGCAGGCGGCGAGGGATCCCCAGGCGGGCCAGATCGCTGTGCCCTGGTATCTCACTGTGCGCCTGAGCCTGGTGAACCGTGGCTTGCTTCAGCAGGCAGGCCTAGAGCAGCCGCCCCGGCGTTGGCAGGAGCTGCCGGCCTTTGCGCGTCGGATCCGCCGCACCACAGGTCGCTATGGCCTGTTTGTGACCGTGGTTCCCGACGACTCCGCTGAGCTGCTCGAATCGATGGTGCAGATGGGGGTGACCCTGCTGGATGACCGGCAGCGGGCTGCTTTCAACACCCCGGAGGGGCGACGTGCCTTTGCCTTCTGGAGTGATCTCTACAGGGAAGGCCTGCTGCCTCGCGAGGTGGTGAGCCAGGGGCAGCGGCGAGCGATTGAGCTCTATCAGAGCGGTGAGCTGGCGGTGCTGGCCAGTGGCGCTGAGTTTCTGCGCAGCATCCAAACCAATGCCCCCGGCATCGCCGCCCGCACCGAACCCTCCCCACCCCTCACCGGTGCGGATGGCACCGCCAATGTCGCCTTGATGACCCTGGCGGTGCCCCGTCAGAGCAGTCGCCCTCAGCAGGCAGCGAACCTGGCTCTTTTCCTGACCAACGCTCCTAATCAAACCCGTTTCGCCCGGGAGGCCCGGGTGCTTCCCTCCTCGCGCGCTGCCCTGCAGCAGGTGCTCAGGGAGCTGGAGGCCGAGCGACCGGCGAATGGCCAGGAGGCCCAGATCCGCCAGGCCCGCTTGCTGTCGGCCCGCACCCTGGAGCGAGCCCGGGTGCTGGTGCCAGCGAGCCCCGGCATCAAGCGCCTGCAGGCCATCATCTACACGCAGCTCCAGCGGGCGATGCTCGGCCAGATCAGCAGCGATCAGGCGGTGACCGAGGCGGCCCGGCAGTGGAATCGCTACGCCGAGGCCCGTTGGCCCTGA
- the egtB gene encoding ergothioneine biosynthesis protein EgtB — protein sequence MVLSTQQPLLSRLLTVRRTSEALIAPLEPEDLCLQGMADASPPKWHLAHTTWFFETFVLGPFQPDHRPADPRWGYLFNSYYETVGPRQPRPQRGLLSRPGIAEVLAWRRRVDASLEQLFSAGEDRRWSGLVELGLQHEQQHQELLLMDLLDGFSRQPLEPCYRSDWEEAKEAPGSERRWLEHPGGLVEIGQGSHHDSLHLDSANLDSFHFDNEGPRHRVWLEPFALADRLVTNADYQQFIADGGYQRPELWMSEGWSLCQTKAWQAPRYWRREGPEAPWQWEFTLAGRQPLQPQRPVRHISWFEADAYARWAGARLPSEAEWELSARERSDELLQATGDLWQWTASPYRPYPGFQPAAGAVGEYNGKFMTSQFVLRGSSRLTPEGHSRLTYRNFFPPASRWMAAGLRLAR from the coding sequence ATGGTCCTCAGCACGCAGCAGCCCCTGCTGTCTCGCCTGCTGACGGTGCGCCGCACCAGCGAAGCGCTGATCGCCCCCCTCGAACCGGAGGATCTCTGCCTGCAGGGCATGGCCGATGCCAGCCCACCCAAATGGCACCTGGCACACACCACCTGGTTCTTCGAAACCTTCGTGCTCGGGCCGTTTCAGCCAGATCACCGCCCGGCTGATCCCCGCTGGGGCTACTTGTTCAATTCCTATTACGAGACCGTCGGTCCCCGACAACCCAGGCCCCAGCGCGGCCTTCTCAGCCGACCGGGGATCGCCGAGGTGCTCGCCTGGCGCCGGCGGGTCGATGCCTCTCTGGAGCAACTGTTCAGCGCTGGCGAGGATCGCCGTTGGAGCGGCCTCGTGGAGCTCGGACTCCAGCACGAGCAGCAGCACCAGGAACTGCTGCTGATGGACCTGCTCGATGGCTTCAGTCGCCAGCCCCTGGAGCCCTGCTACCGCAGCGACTGGGAGGAGGCGAAGGAAGCACCCGGCAGCGAGCGCCGCTGGCTGGAACATCCCGGAGGCCTGGTCGAGATCGGCCAAGGCTCGCATCACGACAGCTTGCATCTCGACAGCGCAAATCTCGACAGCTTCCATTTCGACAATGAGGGGCCGCGCCACCGGGTCTGGCTGGAGCCGTTCGCGCTCGCGGACCGGTTGGTGACCAATGCCGACTACCAGCAGTTCATCGCCGACGGTGGCTACCAGCGGCCGGAGCTATGGATGAGCGAAGGCTGGAGCCTGTGCCAAACGAAAGCATGGCAAGCCCCTCGCTACTGGCGCCGGGAGGGCCCTGAAGCACCCTGGCAATGGGAATTCACCCTGGCGGGCCGGCAACCCCTGCAACCGCAACGCCCTGTCAGGCACATCAGCTGGTTCGAAGCGGATGCCTATGCCCGCTGGGCCGGTGCCCGCCTGCCGAGCGAAGCGGAGTGGGAGCTGAGCGCCCGCGAGCGCAGCGATGAGCTCCTTCAAGCCACAGGAGACCTCTGGCAATGGACCGCCAGCCCCTACCGCCCCTATCCGGGCTTCCAGCCGGCGGCCGGGGCCGTGGGGGAATACAACGGCAAGTTCATGACCTCCCAATTCGTGCTGCGGGGCAGCAGCCGCCTGACTCCCGAGGGTCACAGCCGTCTCACCTACCGGAACTTCTTCCCGCCGGCGAGCCGCTGGATGGCCGCCGGCCTGCGCCTGGCCAGGTAA